A single window of Syntrophus aciditrophicus SB DNA harbors:
- the fusA gene encoding elongation factor G → MPPKSRLSRIRNIGIIAHIDAGKTTVSERILYYTGKSYKIGEVHDGEAVMDWMPQEQERGITISSAVTTCNWANHEIHIIDTPGHVDFTIEVERSLRVLDGAVVVFDAVAGVEPQSETVWHQADKYGVPKIAFINKMDRVGADYFRVVKMMKERFASVPLPIQIPLGQQDQFLGVVDLIREKVVTWDDGSKGVNYQYSEIPGDREADAKANREIMLEILAEVDDGIAEKYLEGEEISESDLLRAIREATLANRLVPVMCGSALKNKGIQPVLDAVVNFLPSPEDVPPVRGIHPATKEELSRASSVKEPLSALAFKVMQDEGRKLTYIRIYSGQMKAGEELYNAGKKKKEKASRLLKMHANKRERLEQAGAGDIVAVMGLKETVTGDTICDEKNPILLESMEFYEPVISQAIEAKTPADQEKLSLALLKLMEEDPTLRVKYDEETAQTVISGMGELHLEVVIDRLGREFNAHVNVGKPRVVHRETIRNKVDVEGHFERELGDKKHFGHVRLVLEPKERGSGVEIEWKADTAILPAEYVKAVEEGIQESLVSGAVAGYPVVDIRIKILEVGLKEGESSPIGYKIAASSAFRDGCIKGESVLLQPIMAVNVITPAEFMGDVIGDINARKGEIQTITPKGAMCEIRALVPLKALFGYSTDLRSATQGRAVFTMQFYAYDQG, encoded by the coding sequence ATGCCGCCGAAATCGAGACTTTCAAGAATCAGAAATATCGGAATCATCGCTCACATTGATGCCGGAAAAACAACGGTCAGTGAAAGGATTCTCTATTATACGGGGAAATCTTACAAGATCGGCGAGGTCCATGATGGAGAAGCCGTCATGGATTGGATGCCGCAGGAGCAGGAAAGGGGCATAACCATTTCTTCCGCTGTGACGACCTGCAACTGGGCCAATCACGAAATTCACATCATCGATACGCCCGGCCATGTGGATTTCACCATTGAAGTGGAACGCAGCCTTCGGGTTCTGGACGGAGCGGTGGTTGTCTTTGATGCCGTAGCCGGCGTTGAACCGCAATCGGAAACCGTCTGGCATCAGGCAGACAAATATGGTGTTCCAAAGATCGCTTTCATAAATAAAATGGATCGTGTCGGCGCGGACTATTTCCGGGTTGTGAAGATGATGAAGGAACGCTTCGCTTCCGTTCCTCTTCCCATACAGATACCTCTGGGGCAGCAGGATCAGTTCCTGGGGGTTGTGGATCTGATACGGGAAAAAGTGGTTACCTGGGATGACGGTTCGAAGGGCGTCAATTATCAATACAGTGAAATACCCGGTGACAGGGAAGCTGATGCAAAAGCGAATCGGGAAATCATGCTGGAAATCCTGGCGGAAGTGGATGACGGGATTGCGGAGAAGTACCTGGAAGGAGAGGAAATCTCTGAAAGCGATCTGCTCCGGGCAATCCGGGAAGCTACACTGGCAAACCGCCTCGTACCCGTCATGTGCGGTTCTGCCTTGAAGAATAAGGGAATACAGCCAGTGCTTGATGCCGTGGTCAATTTTCTGCCTTCCCCGGAGGATGTTCCGCCGGTTCGAGGCATTCATCCGGCAACGAAAGAAGAGTTGTCAAGGGCGAGCAGTGTAAAGGAACCTCTTTCTGCGCTGGCTTTCAAGGTCATGCAGGATGAAGGCCGGAAATTGACCTACATTCGCATCTATTCCGGGCAGATGAAAGCGGGCGAGGAACTTTACAACGCGGGCAAAAAGAAGAAGGAAAAGGCATCCAGACTGTTGAAGATGCATGCAAACAAGCGTGAGCGCCTCGAGCAGGCCGGCGCAGGGGATATTGTCGCTGTGATGGGCTTGAAAGAGACGGTGACCGGCGACACGATCTGCGATGAGAAGAATCCCATCCTGCTGGAATCCATGGAATTTTATGAGCCTGTCATTTCTCAGGCCATTGAGGCGAAAACACCTGCCGATCAGGAAAAGTTATCGCTGGCTTTGCTGAAATTGATGGAAGAGGATCCGACCCTTCGGGTGAAATACGACGAAGAAACAGCACAAACCGTGATTTCCGGGATGGGTGAACTGCACCTGGAAGTTGTTATCGACAGGCTGGGACGGGAGTTTAACGCCCATGTCAATGTGGGCAAGCCGAGGGTTGTCCATCGTGAAACCATTCGGAATAAAGTGGATGTGGAAGGACATTTCGAACGGGAACTGGGCGATAAAAAACATTTCGGTCATGTACGGCTTGTTCTTGAACCGAAAGAGCGAGGAAGCGGAGTCGAGATTGAATGGAAGGCCGATACCGCGATTCTTCCGGCGGAATACGTGAAGGCCGTTGAAGAGGGCATTCAGGAATCTCTTGTCAGTGGAGCCGTGGCCGGTTATCCTGTAGTGGATATCAGGATAAAAATTTTGGAAGTTGGATTGAAAGAAGGCGAATCTTCACCGATCGGTTACAAAATTGCGGCGAGCTCGGCATTCAGGGACGGCTGCATCAAGGGGGAATCCGTTCTTCTTCAACCCATCATGGCGGTCAACGTCATTACACCGGCGGAATTTATGGGCGATGTCATCGGAGACATCAATGCGAGAAAAGGAGAAATCCAGACCATTACGCCCAAGGGGGCCATGTGCGAAATCCGGGCCCTGGTTCCTTTGAAAGCCCTGTTCGGTTATTCCACGGATCTGCGCTCCGCGACGCAGGGTCGAGCAGTCTTTACGATGCAGTTTTATGCCTATGATCAGGGGTAA
- a CDS encoding GerMN domain-containing protein — MATKKQKRITELKNKKKKKDTRRLILGVIGVAVFGFLVFFFITLFNVIYPPIGGRTGHEASREKFAAVLYFSDANERFLVPEKRYLVKGKTPDQQAGEIVKAILDGSKTGKVNTFPPEVKLRDLKIEKNQTAYVSFSKNLVQSHPGGSTSEMATVYSLTNSLTANIPEIKAVRILIEGREVDSLKGHISLKQPFSFNREYLAQNAKVQ; from the coding sequence ATGGCTACAAAGAAACAGAAGCGAATCACGGAATTGAAAAACAAAAAAAAGAAAAAGGATACAAGACGTCTGATCCTTGGAGTAATCGGTGTTGCGGTCTTCGGTTTTCTGGTATTCTTCTTTATAACGCTTTTTAATGTCATCTATCCGCCGATAGGCGGTCGGACAGGGCATGAGGCGTCCAGGGAGAAATTTGCCGCTGTCCTTTACTTTTCCGATGCTAATGAACGATTTCTTGTTCCCGAAAAACGCTATCTTGTCAAAGGCAAAACGCCGGATCAGCAGGCGGGTGAAATTGTGAAAGCCATCCTGGATGGATCCAAGACAGGAAAAGTCAATACCTTTCCTCCGGAAGTCAAACTCAGGGATCTGAAAATTGAAAAGAATCAGACAGCCTATGTCAGTTTCAGCAAAAATCTCGTGCAGAGCCATCCGGGAGGAAGCACCAGTGAAATGGCTACGGTTTATTCGCTGACGAATTCTCTCACAGCGAATATTCCCGAAATCAAAGCGGTCCGGATCTTGATCGAAGGTCGGGAAGTTGATTCGCTGAAAGGCCACATCAGCCTGAAACAGCCTTTCAGTTTCAACAGGGAGTATCTGGCGCAGAATGCCAAAGTTCAGTAA
- a CDS encoding GspE/PulE family protein produces the protein MTDILTKNHQISELEEKLLLRKKLQDITNQIHAARNIKQILVDLKEGILNLFDAYSITIYVVDRLRNEIFSLLLSASQIKEIRVPINNKSIAGYVANNKKTVNIADAYDVAELRQIDPELSFDLSWDKKTGFRSRQILCSPVFYNGKLSGVIQILNKKGGGKFSDEEVGFVQEIAEVLGVAFFNQERYARRRKTRYDYLISRDLLTEEELDNAWEEARDKKEPMESFLMKKYDVSKEDIGKSLSEFYHCKFIQFDDKFPIPGDLLKNLKREYLRRELWVPLCKTDDKIQVIVDDPNNILKRDMIESLLKTKAVKYDVAFPEDIIRYINYFFQMPADESSFTELLGKLDEDEETPEEDGEIVTESDSVIMQLVNKIINDAYFRRSSDIHIEPNVAKKNVDIRFRVDGDCSLYQTVPFNYRAALVSRIKIMSNLDITVKRIPQDGKIKFKSVNGDEIELRVATIPTQGNVEDVVMRILAKGETLPLEAMGMMDRNYGEMLKILEKPYGMVLVVGPTGSGKTTTLHAALRHINTPERKIWTAEDPVEITQYGLRQVQVQPKIGFDFAAAMRAFLRADPDVIMVGEMRDFETAKTGVEASLTGHLVFSTLHTNSAPETITRLLDMGIDPLNFSDALLCILAQRLVRTLCKKCKEAYHPTRAEYDEIAESYGLEHFARLNLPYTDDFVLYRPKGCDACDRTGYKGRMGIHELLIGSDSIKRLIQKHADIDTMRETAIVEGMTTLLQDGIRKAIQGMTDFRQVRRVCIK, from the coding sequence ATGACAGACATTCTGACAAAAAATCATCAAATTTCCGAACTCGAGGAAAAACTCCTGTTACGGAAGAAATTGCAGGACATTACCAACCAGATTCATGCCGCCCGGAATATCAAACAGATCCTTGTAGACCTCAAAGAAGGCATACTGAACCTTTTCGACGCGTATTCCATTACAATCTATGTCGTCGATCGTTTAAGGAACGAGATTTTCTCCCTGCTGCTCTCCGCCTCCCAGATAAAAGAAATCCGTGTGCCCATCAACAATAAAAGCATTGCCGGCTACGTGGCCAATAACAAAAAAACCGTCAATATCGCCGATGCTTATGATGTCGCGGAACTGAGACAAATTGATCCCGAGTTGAGCTTCGACTTGAGCTGGGACAAAAAGACCGGGTTCCGCTCTCGACAGATTCTCTGCTCTCCAGTTTTCTACAACGGCAAGCTCTCCGGTGTCATTCAGATTCTCAACAAGAAAGGCGGGGGTAAATTTTCGGATGAAGAAGTGGGTTTTGTCCAGGAAATCGCGGAAGTTCTCGGTGTCGCTTTTTTCAACCAGGAACGATATGCCCGCCGTCGGAAAACCCGTTATGACTACCTCATCAGCAGAGATCTGCTGACGGAAGAAGAACTTGACAACGCGTGGGAGGAAGCACGGGACAAGAAGGAACCGATGGAATCTTTCCTCATGAAAAAGTACGACGTTTCCAAGGAAGACATCGGAAAGTCTCTGTCGGAATTTTATCACTGTAAATTCATACAGTTCGATGACAAATTCCCCATCCCCGGCGATTTGCTGAAAAACCTCAAGCGGGAATATCTGCGTCGTGAATTATGGGTTCCTCTCTGCAAAACCGATGACAAAATCCAGGTTATCGTTGATGATCCGAACAATATCCTGAAACGGGATATGATAGAGAGTCTTTTAAAAACAAAGGCCGTCAAATACGACGTTGCCTTTCCGGAAGACATCATAAGGTATATCAACTATTTCTTTCAGATGCCTGCAGATGAATCCTCCTTTACCGAACTTCTCGGCAAACTGGACGAAGACGAAGAAACGCCGGAAGAAGACGGTGAAATCGTTACGGAATCGGACAGCGTCATTATGCAGCTCGTTAACAAGATCATCAACGATGCCTATTTTCGACGCAGTTCCGATATCCACATTGAACCGAACGTCGCGAAAAAAAACGTGGATATCCGCTTCCGCGTCGACGGCGACTGTTCGCTTTATCAGACGGTGCCCTTTAATTACCGGGCTGCCCTCGTCTCACGCATAAAGATCATGTCCAACCTGGATATTACGGTAAAAAGAATCCCCCAGGATGGAAAAATCAAGTTCAAAAGTGTCAATGGAGATGAAATTGAACTCCGGGTTGCCACCATACCTACACAGGGCAACGTGGAAGACGTTGTCATGCGTATCCTGGCAAAAGGTGAAACTCTGCCTCTTGAAGCTATGGGCATGATGGATCGCAATTACGGTGAAATGCTCAAGATCCTGGAAAAGCCCTATGGCATGGTCCTTGTTGTCGGCCCGACCGGATCGGGAAAGACCACCACGCTGCATGCAGCCCTTCGCCACATCAACACCCCGGAAAGGAAGATATGGACGGCTGAAGATCCGGTCGAAATAACGCAATACGGATTGCGGCAGGTCCAGGTTCAGCCAAAGATCGGTTTTGATTTTGCCGCCGCGATGCGAGCCTTTCTCCGTGCCGACCCGGATGTCATCATGGTCGGTGAAATGCGAGATTTTGAAACGGCGAAGACCGGTGTCGAGGCGTCCCTGACGGGGCATCTTGTCTTCAGCACCCTGCATACAAACAGCGCCCCGGAAACCATTACCCGGTTGCTGGATATGGGCATTGACCCTCTCAATTTTTCCGATGCCCTGCTCTGCATTCTCGCCCAGCGACTGGTCAGGACTCTGTGCAAAAAGTGCAAGGAAGCCTATCATCCAACCCGGGCCGAATATGACGAAATAGCAGAAAGTTACGGTCTGGAGCACTTTGCCCGACTGAATCTTCCTTACACGGATGACTTTGTCCTCTACCGCCCCAAGGGCTGCGACGCCTGCGACCGGACCGGCTACAAAGGAAGGATGGGCATTCACGAACTGCTGATCGGTTCGGATTCGATCAAGCGCCTGATCCAGAAACATGCCGATATCGATACGATGCGGGAGACTGCTATAGTCGAAGGCATGACAACCCTTCTGCAGGATGGCATCAGAAAGGCGATTCAGGGGATGACCGATTTCAGACAGGTTCGCAGGGTCTGCATCAAATAG
- the mutS gene encoding DNA mismatch repair protein MutS, translated as MSSLTPAMKQYAEVKALHKDCIVLFRMGDFYEIFFEDAVTASKILDITLTSRNKGKEDSIPLCGFPYHASSTYIPKLIEKGFKVAVCEQIEDPKLAKGVVRREVVRIVTPGLVVDTANLHAKENNFLAAVFPLEHHIGLAFLDISTGEFRVSDFQDIRFFETELAALDFREIMVPQGSGKQGFLKAFAGRENSCRLDEFPDEYFDRESALGRLQDYIRKEDLEDLGLKDCPAVIGAAGAVLRYVEETQKSRLTHINRLQWYSAAEYLVLDETAKRNLELFKTIQDNRTAGSLFSVLDETVTAMGGRRLRWWLNYPLVDPEKIKARLAAVAEIRENHLFRENLRKVLSEVYDMERLAGRIALGVANGRDLIALKQSLKNLPVLKNLLADSNSFMLDRIQDGIDELPDLYDLIEKAICDSPPVTLREGGIIKEGYDEERDRLFFMTRDGRRWIAALEEKERKRTGISSLKVGFNNVFGYYIEISKANSALAPEDYVRKQTLVNAERYINQELKEYEATVLNAETRCREREYDLFMQVRECAAAEITRMQATATLLADLDALASLAEVAEKYNYCCPVVDLEDRIEIDVGRHPVVERMSLRDGFVPNDVVLDTDENRFLVITGPNMAGKSTYIRQVALIVLMAQMGSFVPSSRARIGVVDRIFTRIGAADSLIRGQSTFMVEMNEVAQILCHATGRSLVILDEVGRGTSTFDGLSIAWAVAEYLHDKNWIGARTLFATHYHQLTELAVAGTGYRNYNIAVKEWGDRIIFLRKIVPGGTNRSYGIQVARIAGVPEEVIVRAREILDNLEKGEMDEVGMPRIARSRKRKPRNPGQLNLFMSERERVIEELAALNISRVEPHDALNMMLNWQERLKEG; from the coding sequence ATAAGCAGTTTGACCCCGGCGATGAAGCAGTATGCGGAAGTCAAGGCTCTGCACAAGGACTGCATTGTCCTTTTCCGCATGGGGGATTTTTATGAAATCTTTTTTGAAGACGCCGTAACCGCATCCAAAATTCTGGATATCACCCTTACATCAAGAAACAAGGGAAAGGAGGACAGCATCCCCCTTTGCGGCTTTCCATACCATGCATCGTCTACTTACATTCCAAAGCTGATTGAAAAGGGATTCAAGGTAGCGGTCTGTGAACAGATTGAAGATCCGAAACTGGCCAAAGGCGTTGTCAGGCGGGAGGTCGTTCGGATCGTCACCCCGGGGCTGGTTGTCGACACAGCAAATCTTCATGCCAAGGAAAATAACTTTCTGGCGGCGGTTTTCCCTTTGGAGCATCATATCGGGTTGGCCTTTCTGGATATTTCAACAGGGGAATTCCGGGTCAGTGATTTTCAGGATATCCGGTTTTTTGAAACGGAGCTTGCAGCCTTGGATTTTCGAGAGATCATGGTTCCACAGGGAAGCGGGAAGCAAGGTTTTTTAAAAGCTTTTGCCGGCAGGGAAAATTCCTGCCGCCTTGATGAATTTCCCGATGAATATTTCGATCGGGAATCGGCCCTGGGCCGCCTGCAGGACTATATCCGGAAAGAGGACCTGGAAGATCTGGGGCTGAAAGACTGCCCCGCGGTTATCGGGGCGGCGGGCGCCGTCCTGCGCTATGTGGAGGAAACCCAGAAAAGCCGGCTGACACACATCAATCGGCTGCAATGGTACTCGGCGGCTGAATACCTCGTTCTCGATGAAACGGCGAAGCGGAACCTCGAACTTTTCAAAACGATTCAGGATAACCGGACTGCCGGTTCCCTGTTTTCTGTTCTCGATGAAACCGTGACGGCCATGGGAGGGCGCCGCCTCCGCTGGTGGCTGAACTACCCCCTTGTCGATCCGGAGAAAATTAAGGCAAGGCTGGCTGCCGTTGCGGAAATCCGTGAAAATCACCTGTTTCGCGAAAATCTGCGAAAAGTTCTTTCCGAGGTTTACGACATGGAACGCCTGGCGGGACGGATTGCCCTGGGAGTTGCCAACGGTCGTGATCTGATTGCTTTGAAACAGTCTCTGAAAAATCTCCCGGTTCTGAAAAACCTCCTTGCCGACAGCAATTCGTTCATGCTGGACAGAATTCAAGACGGCATTGACGAATTGCCCGATCTTTACGATCTCATTGAAAAAGCGATTTGCGATTCTCCTCCGGTCACGCTTCGAGAAGGGGGGATCATTAAGGAAGGATATGACGAGGAAAGGGATCGGCTGTTCTTCATGACGCGGGACGGCCGGCGCTGGATCGCGGCCCTCGAGGAGAAGGAAAGAAAAAGAACGGGCATTTCATCGCTCAAGGTGGGTTTTAACAACGTCTTCGGGTATTACATCGAGATCTCCAAGGCCAACTCTGCCCTGGCTCCGGAAGATTACGTGAGAAAGCAGACCCTCGTCAACGCGGAACGCTACATTAATCAGGAACTCAAGGAATACGAGGCGACCGTGCTCAACGCGGAGACGCGATGCCGGGAGCGGGAATATGACCTGTTCATGCAGGTAAGGGAATGCGCGGCGGCGGAAATTACTCGAATGCAGGCGACGGCGACGCTGCTGGCTGATCTTGATGCGCTGGCCTCGCTGGCTGAAGTAGCTGAAAAGTATAATTACTGCTGTCCAGTTGTGGACCTGGAAGATCGGATCGAGATTGACGTGGGGCGCCATCCCGTTGTCGAACGGATGTCCCTCAGGGACGGCTTCGTTCCCAATGACGTGGTTCTGGACACGGACGAAAACCGGTTCCTGGTGATTACGGGTCCGAACATGGCGGGGAAATCCACCTACATCCGCCAGGTGGCCCTGATCGTTCTAATGGCCCAGATGGGGAGTTTCGTGCCGTCATCACGGGCGCGGATCGGGGTCGTGGATCGCATCTTCACGCGGATCGGAGCCGCGGACAGCCTGATCCGGGGGCAGAGCACCTTCATGGTGGAAATGAATGAGGTGGCCCAGATCCTCTGTCATGCCACCGGCCGAAGCCTGGTCATACTGGATGAGGTGGGAAGGGGAACCAGCACGTTTGACGGGCTCAGCATTGCCTGGGCGGTGGCGGAATATCTCCATGACAAAAACTGGATCGGGGCGCGGACCCTGTTTGCGACACACTATCATCAGCTTACCGAATTGGCCGTCGCGGGAACGGGATACAGGAATTACAATATCGCGGTCAAGGAATGGGGTGACCGAATCATCTTCCTCAGAAAGATTGTTCCCGGAGGAACAAACCGGAGTTACGGGATTCAGGTTGCCCGCATCGCCGGAGTTCCGGAAGAGGTCATTGTCCGCGCCAGAGAGATCCTCGACAATCTGGAAAAAGGGGAAATGGATGAGGTGGGCATGCCCAGGATTGCCCGGAGCAGAAAAAGAAAACCCCGCAACCCGGGACAGTTGAATCTCTTCATGAGCGAGCGGGAACGCGTCATCGAAGAGCTTGCGGCGTTGAACATTTCCCGCGTGGAGCCGCATGATGCCCTCAACATGATGCTGAACTGGCAGGAAAGGCTTAAAGAAGGCTGA
- a CDS encoding phage holin family protein: MMKLLIKWLILTLSVLLAAYLLEGIKVGGFFSALLAAAMLGFLNVFFRPVLILLTLPVNILTFGLFTFLINALILKMASGVIPGFDVQGFWTAVFGALLISAANWLMNAFFGNQKQGSGDFIELKKRGGDRWE, from the coding sequence ATGATGAAATTACTTATTAAGTGGCTTATTTTAACCTTGTCTGTTTTACTTGCCGCCTATCTACTGGAAGGAATCAAGGTTGGTGGATTTTTTTCCGCTTTGCTGGCTGCGGCCATGCTGGGCTTTCTCAACGTTTTTTTCCGGCCCGTTCTCATCCTGCTGACACTTCCTGTCAACATTCTCACTTTTGGCCTGTTTACGTTCCTGATTAACGCCCTGATTCTCAAGATGGCGTCGGGAGTCATTCCCGGATTCGATGTTCAGGGATTCTGGACCGCTGTGTTCGGCGCGCTGCTGATCAGCGCTGCGAACTGGCTGATGAATGCCTTCTTCGGAAATCAGAAGCAGGGAAGCGGGGATTTCATCGAATTGAAAAAACGAGGCGGCGATCGTTGGGAATGA
- the mtgA gene encoding monofunctional biosynthetic peptidoglycan transglycosylase, producing MIKKVILIVLAVMFIGILFNMGMYFFYPDVKKLKKENPDKTAFMKYREDERKERGKNIRFRQHWVRLSRISPYVIKAVIISEDDKFWHHEGFDYEALQQAFEEDIRERKFKVGGSTISQQLVKNLYLSPSKNPIRKIKEAILTWRIERTLSKKRIIEIYLNVAEWGEGIFGIEAAARHYFGKAASALSAREAAKLAAVLPNPRRYHPLGSSKFVRNRSERIYRIMVRRGVIIPEYEAVMKEPEEILPGESDSSEILPSPPNSEEQQNEEIEGPTSEEKMDQGVGEGDVSISAEDGEASDKTRKQAQ from the coding sequence ATGATAAAAAAGGTTATTTTGATCGTTCTGGCTGTTATGTTCATCGGTATTTTGTTTAATATGGGGATGTATTTTTTTTATCCTGATGTGAAAAAATTAAAAAAGGAAAACCCGGATAAGACCGCTTTTATGAAATACAGGGAGGATGAACGGAAGGAGCGTGGAAAAAATATCAGATTCCGTCAGCACTGGGTCAGGCTCTCCCGTATTTCCCCTTATGTTATCAAGGCGGTTATTATCTCTGAAGACGACAAGTTCTGGCATCATGAAGGGTTCGATTATGAGGCGCTGCAGCAGGCCTTTGAAGAAGACATCAGGGAAAGGAAATTCAAAGTCGGGGGAAGCACCATAAGCCAGCAGCTCGTCAAAAATCTTTATCTTTCTCCATCAAAAAATCCCATACGAAAAATCAAAGAAGCAATTCTCACCTGGCGGATTGAGAGAACCCTGTCGAAAAAGCGAATCATCGAAATTTACCTCAATGTTGCTGAATGGGGTGAGGGTATTTTCGGCATTGAGGCAGCGGCCCGCCATTATTTCGGAAAGGCGGCATCGGCCTTGTCGGCACGGGAAGCAGCGAAACTGGCGGCCGTCCTTCCGAATCCAAGACGATATCATCCACTGGGATCATCAAAATTTGTTCGGAATCGCTCCGAAAGAATTTATCGGATCATGGTCAGGCGAGGCGTCATTATTCCTGAGTATGAAGCGGTCATGAAGGAGCCGGAAGAAATTCTTCCGGGTGAATCCGATTCATCGGAAATATTGCCGTCGCCTCCGAATTCCGAAGAACAGCAGAATGAAGAAATTGAAGGACCAACTTCCGAAGAAAAAATGGATCAGGGAGTCGGAGAAGGGGACGTTTCAATTTCGGCAGAGGATGGCGAAGCGTCGGATAAAACTCGGAAGCAGGCGCAATAA
- a CDS encoding C40 family peptidase → MTKRRIFFWMGLALLFVFGLFSQEGLAKETYKVKRGDTLSGIADHLGVSVKELKRANGLKKTALKPSQILTIPQKSKKQTAEKPIKTSRKTSEKASESKSEYYTVRKGDTLGGISKKTGVSIGELQALNRVQVRALKPGQKLTLSKRESVPTARKESIRHQAPPAVETFEEEFYLEDGQEEDEIVDEDWASVENDRAVSSNLLGKWNSPHERQIFIRVAKGFLGTPYRFGGSSVRGIDCSAFVAKVYQFFDVNLPRTAREQSRMGVRVAKNELQEGDLVFFNTRRAFGHVGIYIGNNEFIHASSGRSSGKNVRIDSLDKPYYNKRFIKAVRVKGMKEKVAEERDVSLLESSLQLSANAVN, encoded by the coding sequence ATGACAAAACGGCGGATTTTCTTTTGGATGGGATTGGCGCTCCTGTTCGTGTTTGGTCTTTTTTCTCAGGAAGGACTTGCAAAGGAAACCTACAAAGTAAAACGCGGCGATACACTCAGCGGAATCGCCGACCATCTCGGCGTCTCCGTCAAGGAATTGAAGCGGGCCAATGGTTTGAAAAAAACAGCTCTCAAGCCCAGTCAAATTCTCACCATTCCCCAGAAATCCAAAAAACAGACAGCAGAAAAACCCATAAAGACGTCCCGAAAGACTTCAGAGAAGGCTTCCGAGTCGAAATCTGAGTATTATACAGTCCGGAAAGGAGACACTCTGGGCGGCATTTCCAAAAAGACGGGAGTTTCCATCGGTGAGCTTCAAGCACTGAATCGAGTCCAGGTCCGCGCTTTGAAGCCTGGCCAGAAGCTTACATTATCCAAACGGGAATCCGTCCCGACGGCAAGAAAAGAGAGCATACGCCATCAGGCGCCTCCGGCAGTGGAAACGTTTGAAGAGGAATTCTATCTGGAAGATGGCCAGGAAGAAGATGAAATTGTCGATGAGGATTGGGCATCCGTCGAGAACGACAGGGCAGTCAGTTCCAACTTGCTTGGCAAATGGAACAGCCCTCATGAAAGGCAGATTTTTATCCGTGTCGCAAAAGGATTCCTGGGGACTCCATACCGTTTTGGCGGCTCATCCGTCCGCGGCATTGATTGTTCGGCCTTTGTTGCAAAAGTTTATCAATTTTTTGATGTGAATTTGCCCCGGACGGCGCGGGAACAGTCCCGCATGGGCGTGCGGGTGGCAAAAAATGAACTTCAGGAAGGCGATCTGGTCTTTTTCAACACGAGGCGCGCCTTCGGCCATGTCGGGATTTACATCGGGAACAATGAATTCATTCATGCCTCTTCAGGACGCAGCTCTGGAAAGAACGTCAGAATAGACAGTCTTGACAAGCCATATTATAATAAACGATTTATCAAGGCTGTTCGTGTTAAGGGCATGAAGGAAAAGGTTGCGGAAGAACGTGATGTTTCCTTATTAGAATCATCACTTCAGCTGTCAGCAAATGCGGTAAACTGA